TCCGCTGAAGGCGTTTTCGTGATCGGCGGGCAAGTCGCCCCAGTGCCGCCAGCCGTATTCGTCGGCCGCCTCGCGCTTGTGCGCGAACGAGGCGGGGCCCTCGATCGCCGCATCAACCAGTTGTTGATAGCGGTCGGTGCCGGACGGCGTGAGATGCGCCACCGCGCGGCTGTCGCAGTACCACGCCGGGGTGGCGCGGACCAGCGAGGAGGCCCGGCCCCAGAACTCGGCGTCCCGCGCCGAGTCGTCATCGCCGAAGATCAACGTAAACCGATGCGTCTTCTGCTCGCCCCCCTGCAGTTCATGTTCGTTGGCGCACTGGCCGGGGAACAGCCGGAGCACCAGTGCGTCGGGCTCGGCGCCGGCGGCGCGCGGCCAGTTCTGCCAGAAATGTTCCACCGCGAAGCCGACCCGCCCGCGGCTGTGGCGCGCCACCATCACCGGCGTTGCGCGTAGTCCCTCGCGGCGGCCGCCGGCGCTTTCGATGCGATAGCCGCGAAAGGTGCACGGAATCTCGCCGTGCCGATCGACGTGGGAGATGTTGCGCCAGTGCGGCCCGCCGCTCGAGTCCTGATAGATCTCGACCGGCACTTCGGCGGCCGCGAGCGGCGCGCCGGCCTCGCAGGCGCATTCGATCCGCGTGATCCGGGTGGCCAGCCCGAGGCGGAGCGACAGATCGCGCAGGTAGACCGAACCGCTGTCGCCGAGCTCCCATAAGCCGCCTTGATGCCGGGCGCGCCGCGGGTTCCTCACCGTGAGGGCGACGCGCACCGCGGATGAGCCGGCGAAGAAGTGCAGGCGCGCGACCAACAGCAACTGCGGACTGCGCGCCGGGCCGATTGAGCCGTCGACCCGGATGGTCGATCGCAGCGGGCCGTCCTCTTCCACCGACACTCGCGTGAACCGCGTGTCCAGCGAGCGATCCGCCGGTGTGGTCGCAAGGAGGCCGCTGGTCGCGGCATCCAGCACCTGATGTCCACCCGACGTGACGCTGGCGAATGGGAACGCCGCGCCGTTCCGGATGATGAACTGCGCCGCACCGGTGTCAACGCCGACGTGCCGGCTCGCCACCTCGATGGCGAGGCGCGACGCGCTGGCTGGGGGATCGGCTGGGCCAATGCGCAGCGTCCACCGGCGGTGCGGCGCGTACGGTCCCGTGATCTGGAAGTCCAGGAGCGCCCAACGGATGCTGCCGTCACCCCAGTGTTCGGTGACCCGCGCCTGCAGCGGCACCGGGCGGCCCTCGTCATTCTCGAGCGCCAGTTGCCGGGGTTCGCGAACCAGGCCCGCCGGAAAGGGCAGCCCCATCGTCACCGGCTCGCACAGGCGTGCGCGGTGCTCCGAGGCGGGTGTGGACACGATCAAAGGAGTTGAGGTGGACGTGGTCATGGCCCTTCCGGTCGAGGCGTCGGGGCCCCGATGTGTTCCGTCGGCCGGTGCGCCAGGCACGCGCCGGCCACGCCCATCACGACGCCGGGCAGGGCCGCGAGCAGCGTGGTGAAGTCGGTGGTCCGGGAGAAGACGGCTACCTGTGCGAGCGCCAGCGTGATGAGCGCGAACATCGCGATGTGGCACGCGCGTGCGGGGGAGCGGAGCGAGTCCGGCGAACATCCGCAGATCGCGCCCGCCCACCCAAGCGGCACGGCCGCTGCCGTCAGCAGTTGCAACTCGGTCACGGTGGCGGCATCCGGCGAGGGCACGAACGGGAGCAGCAGGCGTTTGTGCAGGTACTTGTCGGCGATCTCGTTGGGGCGAAGGGTGAAGTCCAAGGGCAGGAGCCAGGCGAACGCAAACAGGCCGCAGTAGACAAGCAGGAGCCGCTCGCCTGCGGAGGCGCGGTGCCAGGCCTCGGTGGCCGACCGGGCCGCGGCATCCAGGTCGGCGGCCGCCATGCGCCAGGCCGCGAGCCCGGCGATCGTCCCGGCGGCCTCGGCCACGACATCGATCGTTGAAGGCGTGCGCCAGAGGACGAAGGCCTGGGCGAATTCGACGGCGATGCTCAGCAGCGTGCCGCCCGCGATCACCAGCGCGGCCGAGTGCCGGGGCGTCCAGCGCCGCTCGAGGCTGGCGGCCACGAACAGGCCGACGGGAACGAAGAGGAGGAAGTTCGAGAAGGCGTCGGACAGCGAGAGCTCGGCCTGCCGGGGACCGCCCAACACCAGGAACCAGTCGATCGCCTCCGCGAACGAGACCGGGCGATAGTCGAACGGGAACAGGCTGCCCCAGACCGCGAAGGCGACGCAGGTCGTCGCGGCCCACACGTAGATGCGAGCGGCCTGGACCGTCATGGGATCGAGCGGACCAGTTGCGGACCCAGCCAGCGGGTCACGGGCACGGGCAGTCGCTTCCAGGCCGCAATGGCCGCCTGGAAGCGCGGATTCCTGGTGGTGAGGTCGGGCAGAGGTGCGTCGCCGGCCATCACGTACTCCCAGTGGAGGGGAGACGGCCGCGCGCCCCATTGCTCCTTGAACTGGAACGTGCCTTCGCCCGGAGTCGAGCGGCCAAAGTCGAGCGTGGACATGCCCGAGGCGATCGCGTGCTCGATGATGCGCCAGTAGAGAAGGTTGTTCGGACACTGGGCGCGGTAGTCGCGCAGCGACGAGGCCCACGGCACCGCCAGCGTGTCGCCGTGGACGAGGGCAATGCCCGCCGCCACCACCGTGCGTCCGTGCTCGATCAGGAACACGGTCGCCGAGTCGGCAAACGTGGCCACCACGTTCCGGAAGAAAGACGGGGGATACACCGGCGTGCCGAGGTCGCGCATGTTGCGGGCAAAAACCTCGTAGAAGGCGTCGAGAAGCTCGGCTCCACCGCGGCGCTCGGTCAGGCCGCTCTTTTCCGCCTTGCGCACCTGGTTGCGCACCTTGCGATCGAGGGCCGCCCACGCCACCGTGGAGTCGGCCACGAGCGGCAGTGACATCCCGACCTTGTGCTGGCGCGCGGGCAGTTCCGGCCGTTGCCGCGACACATGGCGGAGTTCGACATGCGTCAGGTGATAGCCGGCGGCGATCTCCGCGGCGCGTCCCACCAGGAGCCGGGCCACGTGTTCGTCTCGCGCGCAGACGCCGCCGGCGTCCACGAACGGCAGCGACACCGCAAACCGCCCGAAGATCCGGCTCCGCATGATCACCAGCGGCAGCACGCCGGCGATCTCGCCGAATTGCTCCGCCGCCAGGTACACCGTCTCGTGGCCGAAGGTGTCTTCGAAAATCCTCCGCCAGCCCCAGAGGTGATAGCGGCTCGCGCCGTTATCGCCGCGCACGAAGGCGTCCCATTGCGCGGGCAGCGTGTTGGTGGTGACGGCGACATCGGCCGCGGCCGGCGGCTGCGGTGCGCTGACATGCGCGAGGGGCTCGGATTCGGCAACCGTGACAGGCATTGTGGTGTCTCACTCGCGGGTTGGGCGTTTCACCAGACGTAAGGCAACGGCGCCGCGGCGGCGTCGTCGAAGGTATGACCGGCGTGCCCGAGGACGGCGATCATGGTGGAGAACTCGAAGTCGTCAAGCAGCGCGCGCAAGCGCGCCTCCGTCTTGGAGAGGTTGCGATAGTGGCGAAATTGCCCGAGCGCCGACGTCGGCAGGCGCGGCTGCGCCGGGTCGATTTCCCAGGGGTGCAAGTAGAAGATCGCCGGCGCGCGCTCGACCTGGTTGAGCCGCCGGATGCCCCAGCGGGTCCAGGCGTACGGCAGGATCCGGAAGTACCCTCCGCCGGCCACCGGCAGGTTGAACGGACCCCACCGGACCGTGGACGCCGGCGCCTCGAGGAGCGTGTAGGCGCGTTGGAGGAGGTAGGGATGCCGGGGCGAGGTCGGAATCCCGTAGCGATCGTGATAGATCGGGAAGATGCTCGCGTCGTAGCGGAAGCCTTCTTCGATCAGGACGTCGAGCGCCCAGAGCGAGCGCGGCGTGACCGAGTAGCTGGGCGCGCGGTAGCCGAACACCGGCAGGCAGGTCGCCGACTCGAGCAGGTCCTTGGACCGCCGGATGTCGTCGCGGAATGCCGCGGGCGTGAGGTCGTAGATCAGCCGGTGCCCGTGGCCGTGCGAGGCCACCTCGTGATGCTCGGCGGCAATCTCGCGGACCAGTGCGGGGAACCGCTCGGCCACCCAGCCCAGGACGAAGAACGTGGCGCGGACGCCGGCGGTGTTGAAGATGCGCAGCAGGCGCTCGGTGTTGGCGCAGACGCGGCTCTCGAGGCCATCCCACGCATGCCGCGGGACCACGCCGTCGAACACGCTGA
The Vicinamibacterales bacterium genome window above contains:
- a CDS encoding VanZ family protein, with amino-acid sequence MTVQAARIYVWAATTCVAFAVWGSLFPFDYRPVSFAEAIDWFLVLGGPRQAELSLSDAFSNFLLFVPVGLFVAASLERRWTPRHSAALVIAGGTLLSIAVEFAQAFVLWRTPSTIDVVAEAAGTIAGLAAWRMAAADLDAAARSATEAWHRASAGERLLLVYCGLFAFAWLLPLDFTLRPNEIADKYLHKRLLLPFVPSPDAATVTELQLLTAAAVPLGWAGAICGCSPDSLRSPARACHIAMFALITLALAQVAVFSRTTDFTTLLAALPGVVMGVAGACLAHRPTEHIGAPTPRPEGP
- a CDS encoding FemAB family XrtA/PEP-CTERM system-associated protein, producing MPVTVAESEPLAHVSAPQPPAAADVAVTTNTLPAQWDAFVRGDNGASRYHLWGWRRIFEDTFGHETVYLAAEQFGEIAGVLPLVIMRSRIFGRFAVSLPFVDAGGVCARDEHVARLLVGRAAEIAAGYHLTHVELRHVSRQRPELPARQHKVGMSLPLVADSTVAWAALDRKVRNQVRKAEKSGLTERRGGAELLDAFYEVFARNMRDLGTPVYPPSFFRNVVATFADSATVFLIEHGRTVVAAGIALVHGDTLAVPWASSLRDYRAQCPNNLLYWRIIEHAIASGMSTLDFGRSTPGEGTFQFKEQWGARPSPLHWEYVMAGDAPLPDLTTRNPRFQAAIAAWKRLPVPVTRWLGPQLVRSIP
- a CDS encoding XrtA system polysaccharide deacetylase, producing the protein MSAATPVVNAMTVDVEDYFHVSVFDGVVPRHAWDGLESRVCANTERLLRIFNTAGVRATFFVLGWVAERFPALVREIAAEHHEVASHGHGHRLIYDLTPAAFRDDIRRSKDLLESATCLPVFGYRAPSYSVTPRSLWALDVLIEEGFRYDASIFPIYHDRYGIPTSPRHPYLLQRAYTLLEAPASTVRWGPFNLPVAGGGYFRILPYAWTRWGIRRLNQVERAPAIFYLHPWEIDPAQPRLPTSALGQFRHYRNLSKTEARLRALLDDFEFSTMIAVLGHAGHTFDDAAAAPLPYVW